A single window of Fischerella sp. PCC 9605 DNA harbors:
- the cas3 gene encoding type I-D CRISPR-associated helicase Cas3', whose amino-acid sequence MSNYSISLKPVYSQTVSTPQGLKLPENWSLSWHQVETFKALQDPNIEVIFNTAMTGDGKSLAAFLSAMNNRTYTLAMYPTNELARDQEKQVQGYKAQFQPKYDPQIHRLTAAVLEDYVNTGKLPSKLEGLDNISTLYEILLTNPDLFHYIHNFYYLRGKIDNPDRLFRRIDERYKLFIYDEFHIFSSPQIASVINTILLIKNTANDPKKFLFLSATPNKLLQGFLENAGITPKIINPVDVGAYKFDADTENQAWRQISQPINLTFPQGLEPNLRSTYEWLEENAEKVILKFFQDYPNSKGAIILNSIAAVKKLLPKFKAIFEPRWQVRENTGLTGETEKRDSVAEADLLLGTSTIDVGVDFKINFLVFEAADAGNFIQRFGRLGRHEGFDTYQAYALIPNFLVARLFEEQSHPLQEGETYDRITFTNAIRSSWIDRNEFERYPKRWGGIQSAYIYSKLQGNSHMREKYPDVARKFGTDIQKALEISIKQMNGQFYRCQSEGKTKIIDEARSFRGSSQLDCAIYDLTNPDEPEVDRFKMYNLPGILSNFIFELWDEKSFIEKAKKTGVTTKRFEKALCYLKLKDFREVREDWHFYYPGNIRELAKTSKVQVLKDLEICQPHGYGIQQISDAVSRRKLVCFISDRDRNYLRAILRLPMHFQVYPLTNEPENRGSWYSIAFGQDALLLETLTWYWKPKDDEGWIC is encoded by the coding sequence ATGTCCAATTACAGTATTTCGCTTAAGCCTGTATATTCCCAAACTGTGTCGACGCCTCAAGGTTTGAAATTACCTGAGAATTGGTCGCTTTCTTGGCATCAAGTCGAAACTTTTAAAGCACTACAAGATCCAAATATTGAAGTCATCTTCAACACGGCGATGACTGGTGATGGCAAGAGTTTGGCCGCTTTTCTGTCAGCGATGAATAATCGTACGTACACTTTAGCAATGTACCCAACAAATGAACTGGCGCGCGATCAAGAAAAACAGGTACAAGGGTATAAGGCGCAGTTTCAGCCAAAGTATGATCCGCAGATACACCGCCTTACAGCAGCGGTTTTGGAAGACTATGTAAATACGGGGAAGTTACCTTCTAAGCTGGAAGGACTTGATAATATTTCGACTTTGTATGAAATACTCTTAACTAACCCAGACCTATTTCACTACATTCATAATTTCTACTATCTGCGAGGTAAGATAGATAACCCAGATAGGTTATTTCGCCGAATTGATGAGAGATACAAACTGTTTATTTACGACGAGTTTCATATCTTTTCCTCTCCACAGATTGCGAGTGTAATTAATACTATCCTGCTAATTAAAAATACAGCAAACGACCCAAAGAAATTTCTATTTCTGTCTGCTACACCGAATAAATTATTACAAGGCTTTCTAGAAAACGCTGGAATAACACCAAAAATTATTAACCCGGTAGATGTTGGTGCATATAAATTTGATGCTGATACTGAAAATCAAGCTTGGCGACAGATTAGTCAGCCAATAAATTTAACTTTTCCCCAAGGTTTGGAACCGAATTTGCGTTCAACTTATGAATGGCTAGAAGAAAATGCTGAAAAAGTTATTCTGAAATTTTTCCAGGACTATCCCAACAGTAAAGGTGCAATTATTCTCAATTCGATCGCAGCAGTGAAAAAATTATTGCCTAAGTTTAAGGCTATTTTTGAACCGCGATGGCAGGTGAGAGAAAATACGGGATTAACAGGGGAAACAGAAAAAAGAGATTCAGTTGCAGAAGCTGATTTACTCCTTGGGACTTCAACAATTGATGTGGGAGTTGATTTTAAGATTAATTTTTTAGTTTTTGAAGCTGCGGATGCGGGTAATTTTATTCAGCGTTTTGGTAGACTTGGCAGACATGAAGGATTTGATACCTATCAAGCTTATGCATTAATTCCGAATTTTTTAGTTGCGAGGTTATTTGAAGAGCAATCCCATCCATTACAGGAGGGTGAAACTTATGACCGGATAACTTTTACGAACGCTATTCGTAGTTCGTGGATAGACAGAAATGAATTTGAAAGATATCCGAAGCGATGGGGTGGGATACAGTCAGCTTACATTTACTCTAAGCTGCAAGGTAATTCGCACATGAGAGAAAAATATCCCGATGTGGCGAGAAAGTTTGGTACTGATATTCAAAAAGCGTTAGAAATTAGTATAAAACAAATGAACGGACAGTTTTATCGCTGTCAGAGTGAAGGGAAAACAAAAATTATTGATGAGGCGAGGAGTTTTAGAGGTAGTAGTCAATTAGATTGTGCAATTTACGATTTAACTAATCCTGATGAACCAGAAGTGGATAGGTTTAAAATGTATAACCTTCCTGGTATTCTCAGCAACTTTATTTTTGAGTTGTGGGATGAAAAAAGCTTCATAGAAAAAGCGAAGAAAACAGGGGTAACAACCAAAAGATTTGAAAAAGCTTTGTGTTATTTGAAGTTAAAAGATTTTCGAGAAGTGCGGGAAGATTGGCATTTTTACTATCCAGGAAATATCCGCGAATTGGCGAAAACCAGTAAGGTGCAAGTTCTTAAAGATTTGGAGATTTGCCAACCCCACGGTTATGGTATCCAACAAATAAGTGATGCAGTAAGTCGGCGTAAATTAGTGTGCTTTATTTCGGATCGCGATCGCAATTATTTACGCGCCATCCTCAGGCTACCAATGCACTTTCAAGTTTACCCCCTCACCAACGAACCTGAAAATCGAGGTTCCTGGTATTCCATAGCCTTTGGACAGGATGCGTTGTTGTTAGAAACCCTAACTTGGTATTGGAAACCCAAGGATGATGAAGGATGGATATGTTAG
- a CDS encoding helix-turn-helix transcriptional regulator: MSRKGQSITLSLGDRDKAELENLAREFGMMWGDRPNISKLVEAIARHHLTIGKNHDWSETRIRALDTAMRALTDIGENEQAQEIAKLLLERSELSIPLRTEIERFLENLPPPWRLEIDRFILRHQPFQLSYQDAAQRLWNFTVRHAKVTLHEKRQYLDCWCEETEGNLDIEELRNNWSLRLDRIQDAAVIPISGEWRSRLVEIEVEMHLFNGLAFAYQAKPEDITNEWLPDRQRVRRVVRRISSTFWFIREVMQYAPDCVIVSPESVRSLVREKLKTLCQRYDSEETEEFWRC, encoded by the coding sequence ATGAGTCGAAAAGGTCAGTCGATAACACTGTCACTTGGCGATCGCGATAAAGCCGAGTTAGAAAACCTAGCGCGGGAATTCGGCATGATGTGGGGCGATCGCCCAAACATCTCTAAACTAGTAGAAGCGATCGCTCGTCATCACCTAACCATCGGTAAAAATCACGATTGGTCAGAAACACGCATTAGAGCGTTAGATACAGCGATGCGTGCATTAACTGACATTGGTGAAAATGAGCAAGCGCAAGAAATTGCTAAACTACTTCTAGAACGCAGCGAACTATCAATACCACTGCGAACTGAAATAGAGCGTTTTTTAGAAAACTTACCTCCACCTTGGCGTTTGGAAATTGATCGTTTTATCCTGCGTCATCAGCCTTTTCAACTTTCCTATCAAGACGCAGCACAGCGTTTGTGGAACTTCACCGTCCGTCACGCTAAAGTTACACTCCACGAAAAACGTCAATACCTCGATTGCTGGTGCGAAGAGACTGAAGGAAATCTAGATATAGAAGAATTACGAAACAACTGGAGTCTGCGTTTAGACAGAATCCAAGATGCTGCTGTCATACCAATTTCTGGTGAGTGGCGTTCTCGGTTGGTAGAGATAGAGGTAGAAATGCACTTATTCAATGGTTTAGCCTTTGCTTATCAAGCCAAACCGGAAGACATAACAAATGAGTGGCTACCAGATAGACAACGGGTGCGGCGAGTTGTCAGGCGCATATCCAGTACCTTTTGGTTTATCCGAGAAGTCATGCAGTATGCACCAGATTGCGTAATTGTATCACCAGAAAGCGTGCGATCGCTCGTTCGTGAAAAACTCAAAACCCTTTGTCAACGATATGATTCAGAGGAGACAGAAGAATTTTGGCGTTGCTGA